In the genome of Streptomyces lydicus, the window GGAGCCCGAGCCCGAGCCAACAGGCGGCCAGGGCCGGCCCCGTACCATCGGCGCGGTCGCCGCCCGCCGCGACGGAGCGCTGCTGGGTTGGGCATGGGTATACGAGGACCCGGACCACGAGCGGGTTGCGCGAGTGCAGGCAATGTACGTGCCACGCGAGGTCCGCCGTCTCACAACCGGCTACTACGACCTGCTCCCGCCGACCGCCGAGGAGTTCGCGATGGTCACGGGCCTGTACCGCCGGGCCGCGGACGAGGCCCGCGCCGCCGGCTACCGCACCCTGCGGTGGGTCGGCCGGGACACCGGGCCCGACGGCCGGGCGGCGACCGCGCTGAACGCGCACGGACACGGCGAATACGCCCGTTGCTGGAGCACCGAGCCGGCCACATGGCAGCCCCCTGCTGGGCTGCCCGATGTGCAAGTCCACCAACTGCCCGCGCACCTCACGCTGGCGACGGCGGACGCAGAAGTCTCGGCCGTCATCGACGGGCACGCGGCCCACATCAACGCCGGGGAGTCGATCCGCCACGAGAACGCCGAGCCGCGCGCGCTCGCCGCGCTCATCGCGGAACTCGTCACACGCCTGCGGCGCGACCACCCCGAGGTCACCGAACTGACCGTCTGGGAATTCGACGACGCCGCGGTACGCCAAGCACTGCCGCTGGCCGGACTGCGCATCACCGCACGCACCATGGACTACGAGCTTCCGCTCACCCCTTCATGAGCTCGGCAACAAACCCGCCGATACACCACCCGTGGCACGGAGGCGAGTGCGGCATCAACCGCCTCAAGTGCAACCGGGCCGCTAACTGCCAGATTCGACGAACTCGCAGTCCGCCAAGAGGCCGCACTCACCGTCGCGGCCATCAACGAGTGGCTGTGACCAGCACATCCAAAACACGCCTAAGGCTGCGGATCCCGCGCGTCGTAGCGGGCGAAGGCGCGGCGGCCGAGGCCCAGGCCGGTCACCACCAGGACACAGGCCAGGCCGCCGCCGATCACCGCGGTGGCCGGGGAGGTCAGATCGGCCGTGGATCCGGCGAGGAAGTCGCCCAGCCGCGGCCCGCCGGCGACCACGACGATGAAGACGCCCTGGAGGCGGCCGCGCATCGCGTCCGGCGTCGCCGCCTGCAGCATGGTGCTGCGGAACACCATCGAGACGGTGTCCGCACAACCGGCCACGGCCAGGAAGAACAGGCCGAGCCACAGCTGCCGGGAGAGGCCGAAGGAGGCGATGGCCGCGCCCCAGGCGGCCACCGCGATCAGGATGGCCAGGCCGTGCCGGCGGATCCCGCCGAGCCAGCCGGAGAACAGCCCGCCCAGTACGGCGCCCACCGCGGGCGCGGCGACCAGCAGGCCGACGGTCTTGGCGTCCCCGCCGAACCAGAGCACCGCGACCGCGGGAAACAGGGCGCGCGGCTGGGCGAGCACCATCGCGGCCAGGTCCGAGAAGAACGTCATCCGCAGATTCGGCCGGGTGGCGAGAAAGCGCAGGCCGTCCAGTACGGAGGCCCGGCGCCGCGGCCCCTCCCCCTCGGGCCGCATGGACGGCAGCCGCCACATCGCGTACAGCGAGCCGCTGAAGGCCACGACATCGATCAGATAGGCGGCCTGGTAACCCCACAGGCCGACGATGACGCCGCCCAGCATCGGCCCGCCCATCAGGCCGAGGTTGCTGGTCAGGGAGTTGAGGGCATTGGCGGCCGGCAGCTGTTCGGCGGGCAGCAGGCGCGGGATCATCGACGAGCGGGCCGGTGAGTTCATCGCGAAGCAGACGGCCTGGAAGGCGACGACGGTGTAGAGCAGCCAGACCCGGTGGTATCCGGCCAGGGCGGCGGTGGCCAGGATGAGGGACATCGCGGTGGCGCCCGCGGCGCTGTAGAGGCCCAGTTTGCGGCGGTCGACGGTATCGGCGATGGCGCCGCCGTACAGCCCGAAGACGACCAGGGGGACCAGGGAGCACAGACCCACCAGGCCGACCGCGAAGGTGGAGTGGGTGAGGGTGTAGACCTGCAGGGAGACCGCGAGCGCGGTCATCTGCTGGCCCATCCAGGAGATGGTGTTGCCGCACCACAGGCGGCGGTAGTCCGGGGAGAGGCGCAGCGGGGTGAGATCGGCGAATATCCGGGAGCGCAGGGGTATTTCGCTTTTTCCGGGAGTCGTTGTAGGGGCCACGCGGCGCAGTAAAGCACGTGGTGGGGGCCCGGTGGGCGGCGGGGCGGAAGTGGCGCCCGGGCGGATCGCCCCTTACCCGGCCGGTGTTCGGGACGCTCGGTGCGTACGGCCGTGGCGGGCTCGCTCTGCCGTGACGCCGTGGCGGGCTCGTTCCGCCGTGACGGACGCATCCGCCGCCCCGCCCCGGCCCGGTCAGCCCTCCGGAAGCCCGTACACCCTGCGGGCGTTGTCCGCGGCGATCAGCGCGCCGACCCGCCGGGCGTCCTCCTCGGACCACGCCCCGGAGGCCGTCCAGTCGCCGAGGACGGTCGCCAGCGCGGTCCGGAAGAGTGCGCTGCCGACGACATACAGCTCCGGCAGGCCGTAGGCGTCGGTGGAGAAGAGCAGTTTGCCGAAGGGCACGAGCTCCAGGAACTCGGCCAGTACGGCGGCGGCGCGCGGGCCGGTGTGGGTGAGCGTCAGCCCGATGTCGGCGTACACGTGCGGGAACACGGCAGCCAGGTAGGCGGCTTGGCGGTGGTACGGGTAGCAGTGCAGCAGCACGAGGTCCGTGCCGGTGTCGGCGGTGGACCGCGCCAGGTCGGTCAGCAGCGCCGGGTCGGCGTGGTCGAGCCGGAGGTCGGGGTCGCCGAAGCCGGTGTGCAGCTGGAGGGGGCGGCCGGTGGCGACGGCCAGCTGGACGAGATGGCGCAGCAGGACCGGGTCGGTGAGCCGGGGCGCGCCCGCGGCCAGCCAGGAGCGGGCGGCGGTGTGCACCGCGCCCGGGGCGGGCGGCGCGGGGTCCAGGGCGAGGCCGTGGCGGTAGGCGGCGACGGACTTGAAGGCGACGGCGGTGCCCGCGGCGTCCCGGACCGCACGGGCGAGGGTGTCGGTGAACTCCTCCGCGCCGCGGGCGCCGGCCGCGGTCCGCTCGGCCAGCGTCTCCAGCCGTACGACCTCGAAGCCGGCGCCGCCGCCGTCCCCGGCGGTCTCCGCCGGTCCCGTCAGGTCGCCGGGCAGCCCGGTGTCCAGGAGGTAGGCGCCGATGCCGGTGGCGCGCAGCAGACGGCGGCGGGTCTCGTCCGGGCCCAGTTCGGCGCGGCGGGCCAGGTAGCGGTCGGGCGGGCAGTGCGCCGGCAGGTCGAGCAGCGGCGGGCACCAGCGGCGTACCGCGAAACCGGCCTGGGTGTCGAAGAAGGTGGTGCCCGCGGCGGGCGGCCGGTCCGACTCGGTGAGAAAGGCGGCGAACGCCTCGGGGTCCGGGGCGTGCCGGAGCACTCCGTGGCAGTGGTGGTCCACCAGCGGCGGCAGGCCGTCGCCGGGGACGCTTCCCACCGCGTCCGCGGGCCTCACCAGCGCCAGCGGGTGGCGGCGGCGATCTCGTCGTCCTCGCTCCCGGCGAAGTGGGCCTCCTCCGCGCGCCGGACGGCAAGCACCGCGCCGTGCAGCACCTCGCCCATCGCCTCGAACAGCGGGGCCGACTTCTCCAGCCGGTCGGCCGCCTCGGTGACGGTGGCGGGCAGCCGGACGATGCCCCGCCGGGCGCGCTCGCGGACGCCGAGCACGCCCGGGTCCCCGGTCTGCGGTTCCGGCAGCCGGTCCCCGGACTCGATGCCGTGCAGTCCGGCGGCGATGACCGCGCCGACCGCGAGGTACGGGTTGGCGGCGGCGTCGAATGTCTTGATCTCGGCGTGGCCGCCGTCCGGGTCGTCGGGGGCGCCGGTGATCAGGCGCAGCGCCGCTTCCCGGTTCTCCACGCCCCAGCACTGGTAGACGCCCGCCCATTGGGAGGGCTGCAGCCGCAGATAGCTGGCGGGTGAGGGGCAGCCGACGGCGAGCAGGGCGGGCAGGGCGCCGAGGACGCCGCCGAGGAAGGCCGCCGCGTCCGGCGCCAGGCCCCACGGGGCGTCGGGGCTGCGGTGCAGGCTGGTGCCGTCGCGGTACAGGCCGAGGTGGAGGTGGCAGCCGTTGCCGACCGCTCCGGCGACGACCGACGGGGCGAAGGAGGCGCGCAGTCCGTGCCGGACGGAGACGGCGCGGATGGTCTCGCGGACCAGCACCACATCGTCGGCGGCGCGGACCGGGTCGCCGGGGGCGGTGGTGACCTCGAACTGGCCGGGGGCGTACTCGGGGTGGAGCTGGAGGACGTCGATGCCCTGGACGCTCAGCGCCTCGGTGACATCGCGGAGGTAGTCGGAGAGTTCGACGACCCGGGTCATGCCGTACGCGGGGCCCGCGCAGGGGTAGTCGAGCACTTCGTCCGCGCCGGTGGCGGCCTGGTGCCCGGCGGGGGCGCGGGCGACCACCCACTCGGTTTCGAAGCCCATCCGCAGCTCCAGGCCGGCGGTGGCCGCGCGCTCCGTCATCCGCCGGGCGAACTGCCGCTGGCAGGCAGGGTGCGGCAGCCCGAGCTGGTCGTAGCGGTCGGCCGGCGCCCAGGCCCAGCCGGGCTGTGCGGCGAGCGTGGTGACCCGGTCGAGGTCGGGGAAGAGCCGCAGGTCGCCGTCGGGTCCGCCGAGGTGGTCGGAGGCGGTGATGGCGTCGTCGGAGGTGAACACGTCGAAGACGGGCGACATCCCGACTCCGCGCTCCGCCGCGGCCGCGAGCCGTTCGGCCGGCACGGTCTTGACGCGGGCGATACCCGCGTTGTCCACCCAGGTCAGCGCCACGTTCCGGACGCCTTCCGCGGAGAGACGTGCCGCCAACTGGCGGGCTTCCTGACGCTGTTGTGCAGCCCGCGATCCCATAGAGCCGTCCTCACTGACCGTGCCGATGCCTCGGCGCCCGTTCACGCTGTGTGCCCTTCGTGTCCTGCCCGGTGCGGTGCGACGCCTTCCCGGTCAGGAGCAGTTGAACTCGCACCATACGCACTTTCCGCTGCCGCGCGGTTCCACACCCCAGACATCGGCCAGGCGGTCCACGAGCAGCAGCCCGCGGCCTGAGACACCGGCCTCCCCCGGCTCGCGGCGCCGCGGCAGGCTGCTGGAGTGGTCCTCGACCTCCAGCCGCAGCAGTCGCCCGACGCTGTGCGGCATACGGATGTTGACCACGGCCTCGCCGTCGGTGTGCAGCAGCGCATTGGTGATCAGCTCGTCGGCGACCAGCTCGATCTCCTCGGCGCGCTCCGCCGCGCCCCAGGCGCGTACCGCGGCCCGGATCATGTGCCGGGCGGCGGACAGGCCTTCGGGGTCGGCGGGCGCGATGTGCTGGCGGAACCGACCGACGATGTCGTGTTCGGGGGCGCCGAGGCGGCGCAGCAGAAGCAGCGCCATATCGTCCTCGCCGGTCCGCTCGTCCGCCGACTCGCAGAGCCGGTCGGCGAGTTGCTGGACGTCCTGGGGGCCCTGGCGGACCTCGCGGGCCAGGTGGCGCATCCCGTCGTCGATATCGGTGCCGGGCTGTTCGACGATGCCGTCGGTGCACAGCAGCAGGGTGTCGCCGGGGGCGAGCAGGACGGTGGTGACCGGGTAGTCGAGCCGCCGGAATTCGGAGGCGATGCCGAGCGGCAGCCCGCCGGCCACCGGCAGCCTGCGGCAGATCCCTTCGGCGTGCCGCAGCAGCGGGTCGATATGGCCGGCCCGGACGATCCGGGCCGCGCCGGTGCTCAGATCCGCGTCGACGTAGGTGCAGGTCGCGAAGCGGTCGGTGTCGAGTTCGTTGAGGAAGGCGGAGGCGCGGGCCATGACGGTGGCCGGGGCGTGCCCTTCGGAGGCGTAGGCGCGCAGCACGATCCGCAGCTGGCCCATGAGCGCGGCGGCCTGGGTGTCGTGGCCCTGGACGTCGCCGATGACGGCGGCGACCCGGCCGTCGGGCAGCGGAATCACGTCGTACCAGTCGCCGCCGATGTCCCCGCCCATCCGGGCGGAGCGGTAGCGGACGGCGATCTGCGCACCGGGGACGCCGGGGATCCGGCGCGGCAGCATGGCCTGCTGGAGGCCGGCGGCGAGGTCGTGCTCCTGGTCGTAGAGCATGGCGCGGGCCAGGCTCTGCGCGATGCTGCTGCCGAGCGCCACCAGGACGTTGCGCTCCTGGTCGCGGAAGTCGCTCTCCCGCTCGAAGAAGAGGCCGATCACACCGATCGGGCGGCCCTGTGCGATCAGCGGCAGGTAGGCCGCCGAGTGGACGTTGAGCGGTTCGACGGCCGGCCACAGCCGTGGGTAGTTGCGCCGGAATTCCGCACGGCTGCCCACATAGCGCGGGGTGAGGGTGCGGACCACCTCGCTCATCGGGAATTCGTCCCCCACCCGGGTGTATTCGAGATCGGGCACAAAGCTGCCCGCCCTGCCCTCGGAAACCAGCCGGATGCGCCCCGCCTCCACCAGACCGAGGATCACGTTCTCGGCACCCAGCCGGCTCAGCCCCTGCTCGTCGGCGAGCACGGCGATCACTTCGCCGACCGTTCTGGCGTGTGCCAGGGCGGCGGTGGTGCGCTCGACGACGCTGGTGTGCCGGCGGCGCTCCTCGTCGACGGCGAGCCGCTCGGCCGCATGGGTGTATTCGTGGCTGGCGTCGCGGACCACTCCGATAATGCGTCGCGGCCTGCCGGTGCTGTCCCGGCGGATGCTGCCCTGGCTGTGGGTCCAGCGCAGCGCGCCGTCGCGCAGCCGGACCCGGAAGTAGGCGCCGTAGGAGTCGCTGCCGTCCTTGAGCGCCCGGGCGACCGAGGCGTCCAGGCGGGCCGCCTCATGGGCCGGGACGCGACAGCCGAGCGTGGCCGGACGGTCGTCGTACTCCTCCGGCAGCATGTCGAACACCTCGAGCGCGGGCGCGTCCAGGTGCATCAGCCCGCTGTCGAGGTCCCAGTCGAAGCCGCCCATGCCGTTGAGGGCCAGGGTCAGGTCCGGGTGGGCGGGCCAGTCGTCCGGCACCGACACGGTGGGCCGCTTCGCTCCCCGGTCAGCCATGCCGTCACTTTGTCACATTCACCCGGATTGCGGCGGGTCCGGGCGTTTCGCTCGCCCTTCTCCCGACCGGGCCGCGCGCGAAACTGATTCGCTCATCAGGTTCCCCGCGGGCACCTTCCTATGGACCGCTGGGAATCAGGGACTATCGCCACTTCCCCACCCCCCGACCATTGCGATGTTCTCAACGCGCTGTTACGGTCCCTGGCCATGGAGGACGCCCCCGGAACCCGGATCACCGACGAGGGCGGCGATATCACGGACCGTGTCCGTGACGTGATCGCCCGGCTCGGCTGCAGCCACCGCGAATTCGCCCGCCGGATCGTGATGGACCCGTCGAAACTGTCCAGGTCACTGGGGGGCACCCGGCGTTTCACATTGGCCGAGATCGTCCGTATCGCCGACATCGGCGAGGTGGACACGGGCTGGCTGCTCGGCGCCCCCGAGCGGCCCTCGGCACCGCAGGACCGCGCGCCGGCGGCCGTGCCCGAAGGCGGCCGGCCGCTGCAGATCGTGCGGGAAACCGTCCGGCTGATCGCCGAGCACGGCTTCCACGGCGTACGGGTCGCCGATATCGCCGCCGCCTGCGGTACCAGCCCGGCGGCGGTGCACTACCACTTCCCCGGCCGCGACGAACTCCTGGAAGCGGCCGCTCGCTGGTGCATGGACGAGGACACCGAACGCCGCGCCGCGGGCCTGGCCGCGGCCCCCGACGCCCGCGGCGAGCTGCTGCATCTGATCGCGCTGCAGACACCGCGCACCGAGCAGCAGCGCCGGCAGTGGCTGGTCTGGCTGGATCTGTGGGCCGAGGCCGCCCGCTCCACGGCCGTGGGGCGGCTGCACGAGCACTACTACCGGCAGTGGCGCACCACCGTCGCCGAGGTCGTACGCCGCGGCGTCGGCCAGGGCGTCTTCCGCGCCGTCGATCCGGAGTTCGCCGCGCTACGGCTGACCGCCCTGATCGACGGCCTGGCCACCCAGGTGCTCGCCACCGCGCCGGACAGCACCGGACCCGACACGATGCACGCCGCGCTGCTCGCCTTCGTCGACAGCGAACTCACCGCCGCCCCCGTCGGCTGAGGGCGCCCCTCCCCCGCCGCGCCCCGCCACTCACCGGACCGAACCCTGGCGCTCCCAGCCGCCCCCCTGGACCGAACCCGAGGCACGACACGAGGCACGACACCCACCGAAGGGAACCCCGTGAACCACGAGGTCATCATCACCTGCGCGCTCACCGGCGCCGGCGACACCGTCCACCGCTCCCCGCACGTCCCCGTGACGCCCGAGCAGATCGCCGCGTCGGCCGTCGAGGCGGCCTCCGCGGGCGCCGCTGTGGTGCACATCCACGTACGCGACCCCGAGTCCGGCGCCCCGTCGCGCGACCCGCGGCTGTACGCCGAGGTGGTCGAGCGGATCAAGGAGTCCGGCACCGATGTCGTCATCAACCTCACCGCCGGCATGGGCGGCGACCTGGTGATCGACCCAGAGCGGCCGCTGCGGCAGCTGCCCGGTACGGACCTGGTGAGCGGCCTGGAGCGGCTGCCGCACGTCGAGGAACTGCTGCCCGACATCTGCACCCTGGACTGCGGCTCCCTCAACTTCGGCGACGGATCCAACCTCTATGTCTCCACCCCCGACATGCTGCGGACGGGCGCCCGGCGCATCCAGGAGCTCGGGGTACGGCCCGAGTTGGAGATCTTCGACACCGGTCAGCTGTGGTTCGCCAAGCAGCTGCTGGCCGAGGGGCTGCTGGACGATCCGACGGTCTTCCAGCTGTGCATGGGCATCCCGTGGGGCGCGCCGGCCGACCCGGGCGTCCTGCAGTCGATGGTGAACCTGCTGCCCGAGGGCGCTCGCTGGGCGAGTTTCGCGCTGGGCCGTATGCAGATGCCGTGGGTCGCCCAGTCGATCCTCCTCGGCGGCCATGTGCGGGTCGGCCTGGAGGACAACCTCTACCTCAGCAAGGGCATCAAGGCCACCAACGGCCATCTCGTCGAACGCGCCGTCCAGATCACGGAGTTGCTGGGGGCCACGGTCGCCGGCCCCGACCGGGCACGTGCCCTCCTGGGTCTGAAGCCGCGCGGTTGAGCCACCTCACCCTCGTTTCGCCTCCCCTCTCTCCTCGCCCTCCGTCCCCTCCTCTCCACCAGGAGTAGCTTCCCCATGCCCGAAACCACCCCCGCACCCTGTGTTCCCTGCGCCCCCTGTGCCCCCGAGGACGTACGCCGTATCGCCTGTATCGGCGCCGGAGTGATCGGCGGCGGCTGGGTCGCCCACTTCCTCGCCCGTGGCTACGACGTCACCGCCTGGGACCCGGCCGACGACGCCGGGGAAAAGCTCCGCCGTCTGGTTGCCGCAGCCTGGCCCGCGCTGGACCAGATAGGCCTGGCCGACGGCGCCTCGCCGGACCGGCTGACGCTCGCCCCCACTCTCGCCGAGGCGGTCGCCGACGCCGACTTCGTCCAGGAGAGCGCCCCCGAGAACCTGGAGTTGAAACGCTCCCTGCTCGCCGAGCTCGCCGCCGCGACCCGCCCGGGCGTGGTCATCGCCTCCTCCACCTCCGGCTACCCGATGACCGAGATGCAGACGGCGGCCGAGGACGCCGGCCGCCTGGTCGTCGGCCACCCCTTCAACCCGCCGTACCTCATCCCGCTGGTCGAGGTCGTCGGCGGCGAGCGGACCGACCGCGAGGCCGTCGCCTGGGCCTCGCGCTTCTACGACCTGGCGGGCAAGTCCGTGATCACCATGGACCGCGAGCTGCCCGGCTTCATCGCCAACCGCCTCCAGGAAGCCCTCTGGCGCGAGGCGCTGCACATGGTCGCGAACGGCGAGGCCTCGGTCGAGGACATCGATGCCTCGATCACCGAGGGCCCTGGGCTGCGCTGGGCGTTCATGGGCCCGTGCCTGACCTTCGCGCTGGCCGGCGGCGAGGGCGGGATGGCCCATATGCTCGACCACTTCGGCCCGTCCCTGAAGTCGCCGTGGACCCGGCTGGCGGCTCCCGAGCTGGACCGCGAGCTGCGCGACGCCATGGTCGACGGGTGCGCGGAGGCGGCGGGCGGCCGTACGTACGCGGACCTGGTCGCCGAGCGCGACCAGGGCGTCATCGACGTCCTGCGCGCCACGGGCCGGCTGGGGAGCACCCGCCGATGACCGGCACCACGGCGGGTGGCCTCCCGCTCTTCCAGCAGACCGTCCGGGACGACTGGATCGACTACAACGGCCACCTCAGCGAGGCCTACTACGTCCTGGTCTTCGGCTTCGCCACCGACGCCCTGATGGACGCGGCGGGCCTCGACGCGGCCTACCGCGGCCGCACCGGCTGCTCCCTGTACACGGTCGAGGCCCACGTCCGCTATCTCCACGAGGTCGCCCGCGGCAGCGAACTCACCGTCCGCACCACCGTATTGGGCGTGGACGACCGGAAACTGCACCTCCTCCACGAGATGTTCGCCGGTGCGCCGTCCGGCTCCGCGGTGGCCACCGAGGAGCTCTTCGCCCTGCACGTCGACCAGGCCGCCGGGGGCGCGGCACCCCTGCCCGACGTGAGCCGGGAGTACTTCGCGGGGCTCCTGGCTCCGGCGCCCCCGTGGGCCGGCAACGGGATCCGCGCGGTGCGGCCGCGCCGGTAGGACCACAGGCACGGCCGGGGCGCCGCCGCGGCCCCGGCCGTGCCCGTGCCACGTCCCTCCGCCGACCGGCCCACCGCATCGCTCCGGTGCCATCCTGGAAGGAGCGAGGATCTTCACCACTCACCGAGGGGAAGGCACCATGACCGACACCAAGGGCCATCACATCGAGGTCAGGCAGGGCACCGAGCACGTCCGCGTCACGGTCGGCGGCCGGCTGCTGGCCGACAGCCGCCACCCGCTCCTCCTCCAGGAGACCGGCTACCCCGTGCGCTACTACCTCCCGCCCGAGGACGTCCGCACCGATCTGCTGACCCCGTCCGAGACGCACACCTTCTGTCCCTTCAAGGGCACCGCCTCCTACTGGTCGCTTCCCGACGGTCCCGAGGACATCGCATGGGCCTACCCGCAGCCGCGTACCGCGGTGGCGGAGATCAAAGATCACTTCTGCTTCTACGAGGTCGATGCGGACTGAGCCGGGTGCGGGAACGGGCCCCCTCCCGCGCCGTGGGGCCCCCGCACGGCGCACAATCGAAGGGTGAACGACGCGGAGCGACCCCACGACGAGCCCGGCACCCCCGGCGAGCCCGGCCCGCCTCCACCGCACGAGGGCGGCGACCCGGCCTGCTGGCTGGATCAGGTGTGCGACGCCTGCGGCCGGATCCGCGAACGGCCCCGCAGCGCGGTCTGCGAGCACTGCGGGGCCGGGCCGGACGGGACGACGGCGGGGGCGGCGGGGGCGGCGCCGAGCGGGACGGGCTCGTCCGCCACCGGCCGCCGGGCCCCCCGGCGGGATCGCGACGAGGAGGGCCGGGCCCGCAACGCCCGCCCGCGCGACGGCCTCGGCCGGCCGCTGCCGTACGGCTCCCCGGGCGTGGCACGCCAGCCGGAGGGAGTGTCCCGTACGCCCGCGCAGTCGCTGGCCGAGGCACAGCTGCTGCTCGACGACGGGATGCCGTTCCACGCCCATGAGGTACTGGAGGACGCCTGGAAGGCGGCTCCGGGGGCGGAGCGGGAGCTGTGGCGGGGGCTCGCCCAGCTCGCGGTGGGCCTCACCCATGCGGCGCGGGGCAATGCCGTGGGTGGCGCGACGCTGCTCGACCGGGGTACGGCAGCCATCGCGCCGTATGCGGACGCCGCCCCGTACGGGATCGATATCGCGGGACTGCTGTCGTGGGCCGGGGAGCTGACCGGACGTCTGACCGGCACCGGGGCCGCCGTACCGGCGGCGCAGAGCGCGCCCCGGCTGCGCGCCACCGGGCACGACGCCGGGGACCGCCCCACCGGCAACGGGACCGGCGACCGGCCGGGCCCAACCGGCTGACGCCGGGCTCCGCCGGGACGAGCGGAGCCGCTGCCGCGCTGTCGTAGCTCACAGCCCACCGGACACGGCAAGCGGCCACCGGCCCCGGGACCACCGGTCAGGGCACTCGCTCACCGGCCACCGGCCACCGGCCACCGGCCCAAGGGCCTACGCCGCGTCTCCTCCCCGCCTGCGGCGCCCGCGGCCCTGGCGCCACCGGCCGAGCAGCGCGCCCAGCCCGAGGGCCGCGACGCCGGCAGAGCCCGCGCCCAGGACGAGGGTGGAGCGCCTGGGCGGACCGCCGCCCGCCTCGGCCCCGGTGATCTCGGCGGCTACCGGGCGGAGCGGCGCGCCACCCTCGTCAGGGGCGCGGACGGCGTGCAGGGTGCCCACCGGCTGAGCCGTGCCGGCGCTGTCGAAGCCCCAGTCCAGCAGCGAACCGGCCTCTTTGTAGACGGCGTTGTTCGCGTTCGACTGCGGGTTCAGCACGGTGACCAGCAGGGTGCGGCCGTTCCGCCGGGCGGCGGCGATCAGGGTGTTGCCGGCCTTGCTGGTGTAGCCGTTCTTGACGCCGATGATGCCGGGGTAGCGGGACAGTCCGTGCGAGCCCACCAGTATCCGGTTGGTGTTCTCGATCATGGTGGTGCCGCCGGCGCCGGGGAAGGCGGCGCGGGTGGTGGCGCAGTAGCGGGCGAAGTCGTCGTTGACGAGTCCGGCGCGGGCGAAGACGGTCAGGTCGTACGCCGAGGACACCTGGCCGGGCGCGTCATAGCCGTCCGGGGACTTGACGGTGGTGTCGCGCGCTCCGAGTTTGCCGGCGGTCTCCTGCATCTCCTGGGCGGTGGTCCGCCAGCCGCCGTTCATCGCGGCCAGCACGTGCACCGCATCGTTGCCGGAGCGCAGGAAGACGCCGCGCCACAGGTCGGCGACGGTGTAGCGGCGGCCCTCCTTGACGCCGACGACACTGCTGCCGCTCCCGATGCCCGCGAGGTCCGCCGAGCTGACCCGGCGTACGGCGCCGGCCGAGAACTTCGGCAGGACGGTGACGGCGAACAGCGTCTTGAGGGTGCTGGCCGGGGGGAGCTTGCGGTGGGGGTTCTTCGCGGCCAGCACATTGCCGGTGTCCGCGTCGGCCACCATCCAGGACAGGGCGGACAGACCGCCGGGCAGCCTAGGTGTGCCGGGGGCGGCGACGGCCTGCACCCCGGCGGCGGCCGCGGCGGGCTGACGGGACGTCGAGTCGTGCGCAGCGGCCGGTATGGACGTGAGCGACACAGCGGCGGTGGCGATCAGGGTCATCGCCGCTGCCTTCTTGGACACACGCGCGTCAATTGCCATGCCGTCACGCTAGGAAGCGGTGCCACGGGCCGCAGCACAGTTGAGCCAGACGGACCACGCGGCGTGCCGTACACCCGGCGTGTCGCAGCTGCAACGGCTGCAAAGCAGGACCCGCCCGGTGCGACGGGGGATGCACACCGGGCGGGTCTCAGGAACCTTTCTACCTCATGAGCGAACGGTTATGCCTCAAAAACTTGTTCGTTCGCCGTTCAGAAGGCGACGGGGAGCGAAATCAGGCCACGTGACCGCAGGGACCGACGATGCCGCAAATCACCACGCGGGACGTCCAGACGCAGCCCCGGGAAGCGGTCGAGGAGCGCTTCCAGCGCGATGGCCGCCTCCATACGGGCCAGCGGGGCGCCGAGGCAGTAGTGGATGC includes:
- a CDS encoding D-alanyl-D-alanine carboxypeptidase family protein; translated protein: MAIDARVSKKAAAMTLIATAAVSLTSIPAAAHDSTSRQPAAAAAGVQAVAAPGTPRLPGGLSALSWMVADADTGNVLAAKNPHRKLPPASTLKTLFAVTVLPKFSAGAVRRVSSADLAGIGSGSSVVGVKEGRRYTVADLWRGVFLRSGNDAVHVLAAMNGGWRTTAQEMQETAGKLGARDTTVKSPDGYDAPGQVSSAYDLTVFARAGLVNDDFARYCATTRAAFPGAGGTTMIENTNRILVGSHGLSRYPGIIGVKNGYTSKAGNTLIAAARRNGRTLLVTVLNPQSNANNAVYKEAGSLLDWGFDSAGTAQPVGTLHAVRAPDEGGAPLRPVAAEITGAEAGGGPPRRSTLVLGAGSAGVAALGLGALLGRWRQGRGRRRRGGDAA
- a CDS encoding DUF427 domain-containing protein → MTDTKGHHIEVRQGTEHVRVTVGGRLLADSRHPLLLQETGYPVRYYLPPEDVRTDLLTPSETHTFCPFKGTASYWSLPDGPEDIAWAYPQPRTAVAEIKDHFCFYEVDAD
- a CDS encoding TetR/AcrR family transcriptional regulator; protein product: MEDAPGTRITDEGGDITDRVRDVIARLGCSHREFARRIVMDPSKLSRSLGGTRRFTLAEIVRIADIGEVDTGWLLGAPERPSAPQDRAPAAVPEGGRPLQIVRETVRLIAEHGFHGVRVADIAAACGTSPAAVHYHFPGRDELLEAAARWCMDEDTERRAAGLAAAPDARGELLHLIALQTPRTEQQRRQWLVWLDLWAEAARSTAVGRLHEHYYRQWRTTVAEVVRRGVGQGVFRAVDPEFAALRLTALIDGLATQVLATAPDSTGPDTMHAALLAFVDSELTAAPVG
- a CDS encoding 3-hydroxyacyl-CoA dehydrogenase NAD-binding domain-containing protein: MPETTPAPCVPCAPCAPEDVRRIACIGAGVIGGGWVAHFLARGYDVTAWDPADDAGEKLRRLVAAAWPALDQIGLADGASPDRLTLAPTLAEAVADADFVQESAPENLELKRSLLAELAAATRPGVVIASSTSGYPMTEMQTAAEDAGRLVVGHPFNPPYLIPLVEVVGGERTDREAVAWASRFYDLAGKSVITMDRELPGFIANRLQEALWREALHMVANGEASVEDIDASITEGPGLRWAFMGPCLTFALAGGEGGMAHMLDHFGPSLKSPWTRLAAPELDRELRDAMVDGCAEAAGGRTYADLVAERDQGVIDVLRATGRLGSTRR
- a CDS encoding thioesterase family protein, which translates into the protein MTGTTAGGLPLFQQTVRDDWIDYNGHLSEAYYVLVFGFATDALMDAAGLDAAYRGRTGCSLYTVEAHVRYLHEVARGSELTVRTTVLGVDDRKLHLLHEMFAGAPSGSAVATEELFALHVDQAAGGAAPLPDVSREYFAGLLAPAPPWAGNGIRAVRPRR
- a CDS encoding 3-keto-5-aminohexanoate cleavage protein, coding for MNHEVIITCALTGAGDTVHRSPHVPVTPEQIAASAVEAASAGAAVVHIHVRDPESGAPSRDPRLYAEVVERIKESGTDVVINLTAGMGGDLVIDPERPLRQLPGTDLVSGLERLPHVEELLPDICTLDCGSLNFGDGSNLYVSTPDMLRTGARRIQELGVRPELEIFDTGQLWFAKQLLAEGLLDDPTVFQLCMGIPWGAPADPGVLQSMVNLLPEGARWASFALGRMQMPWVAQSILLGGHVRVGLEDNLYLSKGIKATNGHLVERAVQITELLGATVAGPDRARALLGLKPRG